The following are encoded together in the Phaseolus vulgaris cultivar G19833 chromosome 9, P. vulgaris v2.0, whole genome shotgun sequence genome:
- the LOC137822418 gene encoding repetitive proline-rich cell wall protein 2-like, translating into MVMVSLSSLLLLFASLIQSALAEYGSNPPSEPPSPIYKPPTHKTPSFYNPPIGKTPLNNAPFQKPPLFNTPIQKSPFYTSPFQKPPPFVPPFYMPPFEKPPLQMPPLEKPPLFVPPLSVPPFEKPPLFVSPLSVPPFEKPPLFVPPLSVPPFEKPPLFVPPFEKPPVFVAPFKIPPLHIPAYCTCF; encoded by the coding sequence ATGGTAATGGTTTCCTTAAGCTCCCTTTTGCTCCTCTTTGCATCTCTGATTCAATCAGCACTTGCTGAATATGGCAGCAACCCTCCTTCTGAGCCACCATCTCCCATTTATAAGCCTCCAACTCACAAAACACCCTCCTTTTACAACCCACCAATTGGGAAAACCCCACTCAACAATGCACCATTTCAGAAACCCCCACTTTTTAACACCCCTATTCAAAAATCACCATTTTACACTTCACCATTTCAGAAACCCCCACCTTTTGTGCCACCATTTTACATGCCACCCTTTGAGAAACCACCACTTCAGATGCCACCCTTGGAGAAACCACCACTTTTTGTGCCACCCCTTTCTGTGCCACCCTTTGAGAAACCACCACTTTTTGTGTCACCCCTTTCTGTGCCACCCTTTGAGAAACCACCACTTTTTGTGCCACCCCTTTCTGTGCCACCCTTTGAGAAACCACCACTTTTTGTGCCACCCTTTGAGAAACCACCGGTTTTTGTGGCACCCTTTAAGATACCACCACTTCACATTCCAGCATATTGCACATGTTTCTGA
- the LOC137822420 gene encoding uncharacterized protein, with protein sequence MASGRTDPAWKHCVSVDGTTRKLKCKYCEKVLTGGVYRLKHHLAGTSKDVGACVSVPEDVKKSMLDTVHNLQQSLLRKSISIEESNIGHTEESSRKRSSGEETGDSSNIFKRKGTQSTINSIFKKNEREDACQEMARFFYNNEIPFNVANSEEFKRMVELIGRHGPGLKPPSYHEIRVKYLKQEVENTKHIVEEHKLVWKKTGCTIMTDGWTDRKRRTILNFLVNSPRGTVFLKSIDASDICKTADKIFKMIDDIVEEVGEENVIQVVTDNATNYKAAGELLMQKRKKLYWTPCAAHCIDLMLEDFEKKIPLHHDTIVNGKKITTYIYSRTGLISLLHKYSDGKDLIRPANTRFATSYLTLGCLNDNKGSLIKMFTSSEWQSSQFAKTRDGGLVENLILDKGFWKNILNCLRGALPLIKVLRMVDSDEKPAMGFIYEEMDIAKEKIQNLFNGVSKSYTPIWEIIDHRWDNQLHRPLHAAGYYLNPMLHYHPDFKVDYEVKRGLYECLERLVGDLDTKTPSQWWESYGDQHPELQRFAIRVLSLTCSSSGCERNWSAFERVHTKKRNRLHQRTMNDVVFVMTNLRLTKKKDVRKTKEYTIDDLSSDDEWTVEENETLYGLDEDILLEVGEDNASRRATNDLEVPPIDDDLEVPPIDDNENEDLLEDQDDYPMISVNDLIG encoded by the exons ATGGCAAGTGGAAGAACTGATCCAGCTTGGAAACATTGTGTTTCTGTTGATGGAAcaacaagaaaattaaaatgtaagTATTGTGAAAAGGTTTTGACAGGAGGGGTTTACAGATTAAAGCACCATCTAGCAGGAACTTCAAAGGATGTGGGAGCTTGTGTATCGGTGCCGGAAGATGTTAAAAAATCAATGTTGGATACTGTTCATAATCTGCAACAGAGTTTGTTAAGGAAATCAATCTCTATAGAAGAGAGTAATATTGGACATACAGAAGAAAGTTCTAGAAAAAGATCAAGTGGAGAAGAGACTGGGGACTCATCAAATATCTTTAAAAGAAAGGGAACTCAAAGTACAATTAATTCAATTTTCAAGAAGAATGAGAGAGAGGATGCATGTCAAGAGATGGCTAGGTTTTTCTACAATAATGAAATTCCTTTTAATGTAGCAAACAGTGAGGAATTTAAGAGGATGGTTGAGTTAATTGGTAGACATGGTCCCGGATTAAAGCCACCATCATATCATGAAATAAGAGTGAAGTATTTGAAGCAAGAGGTTGAGAACACAAAGCACATTGTAGAAGAACATAAACTTGTTTGGAAAAAAACTGGATGTACAATAATGACAGATGGATGGACGGATAGGAAGAGGAGGACTATACTTAATTTTTTGGTAAATAGTCCAAGAGGAACTGTCTTTTTGAAATCTATTGATGCATCTGACATATGCAAGACCGCTGATAAAATCTTCAAAATGATAGATGATATTGTTGAAGAGGTGGGGGAAGAAAATGTCATCCAAGTTGTAACAGATAATGCAACAAATTATAAAGCAGCTGGGGAGTTGTTAATGCAAAAGAGGAAAAAGTTGTATTGGACCCCTTGTGCAGCTCATTGCATTGATCTGATGTtagaagattttgaaaaaaaaataccactCCATCACGACACAATCGTCAATGGTAAGAAAATTACAACTTACATATACTCAAGAACTGGTCTTATCTCCTTGTTGCACAAATATAGTGATGGAAAAGATTTGATAAGACCAGCCAATACTCGTTTTGCCACCTCTTATCTGACTTTAGGATGCTTGAATGATAATAAAGGATCACTTATTAAGATGTTCACATCCTCGGAGTGGCAATCCAGTCAATTTGCAAAAACTAGAGATGGAGGGTTGGTAGAAAATTTGATATTGGACAAGggattttggaaaaacattttaaattgtttgagGGGTGCTCTTCCCCTTATTAAAGTGTTGCGCATGGTTGATTCAGATGAGAAACCAGCCATGGGATTTATTTATGAAGAGATGGATATTGCAAAAGAGAAGATACAAAATCTCTTCAATGGAGTTAGTAAAAG CTACACTCCCATTTGGGAAATCATTGATCATCGATGGGACAACCAATTGCATAGGCCGTTGCATGCTGCAGGCTATTATCTTAATCCCATGTTACACTATCATCCTGACTTTAAAGTTGATTATGAGGTGAAACGTGGACTGTATGAATGTTTGGAGAGGTTGGTGGGAGATCTTGAT ACCAAAACTCCATCACAATGGTGGGAATCATATGGTGATCAACATCCAGAACTACAAAGATTTGCAATTAGAGTATTGAGTTTGACTTGTAGTTCATCTGGCTGTGAGCGTAATTGGAGTGCTTTTGAAAGG gtCCACACCAAGAAAAGAAATCGTTTACACCAAAGGACTATGAATGATGTGGTGTTTGTGATGACTAATTTAAGATTGACGAAGAAGAAAGAtgttagaaaaacaaaagaatataCTATTGATGATCTTTCTTCTGATGATGAATGGACTGTGGAGGAAAATGAAACATTATATGGTTTAGATGAAGACATATTACTTGAAGTTGGAGAAGATAATGCTAGTAGAAGAGCAACAAATGATTTGGAGGTTCCTCCAATTGATGATGATTTGGAAGTTCCTCCGATTGATgataatgaaaatgaagatcTTTTGGAGGACCAAGATGATTATCCTATGATTAGTGTGAATGATTTAATTGGATAG
- the LOC137820182 gene encoding vacuolar protein sorting-associated protein 54, chloroplastic, giving the protein MDSPPSQQSWGRSPTSLSSSASLSKSNSNSNSDSIQSLSSILNNPHASDAASWGAWWSSASAVAPPEFAPIAAAKAASEVSRSDFQHYVVPIAEAYHRFEDIRNHTSKEQINDLANAAASSGQGEALVACLREVPALYFKEDFRLEDGATFRAACPFANVAENLALQEKLSHYLDVVELHLVKEISLRSSSFFEAQGQLQDLDAKILHGCTQIRHLKDTIRLLDADLVQDARQIQELNGTRTNLLALLQKLRLIFYVNQALSALKLLVASADCAGALDVTDDLQHLLDGDELSGLHCFRHLRDHVIGFIESINSILSAEFIRASLQDAAEKDGIILSKAKATASLPMNGKDDDVKLEEEESNNFKDCLLPTVIGLLRTAKLPSVLRTYRDTLTGDMKNAIKTAVAELLPVLASRGSESEFFSGDRTVDADGGGASLASKLRSLSSDCFVHLLSAIFLIVQAHLVRAAEVKRAIEWILNNRDGHYAADSVVAAIAHGAAAAETSQESEVHGTTLLPYSSQRSVAKGSSFQGKSIDAVSSYNMSKNFRADILRENAEAVFAACDAAHGRWAKLLGVRAILHPRLKLQEFLAIYSITQEFITATEKIGGRLGYSIRGTLQSQAKAFVDFQHESRMSKIKAVLDQETWVEIDVPDEFQSIINMLFTSDNLTSENFNDTEDDNATSYNGVVTNDDSMPMANSAQSSAEHQIMRANSIEASMNNETSDRSKSLDDSMEPNKGHGRITSAHGNNTEKDHKKSASQALNYKGVGYHMVNCGLILLKMLSEYIDMNNLLPTLSSEVVHRVVEILKFFNTRTCQLVLGAGAMQVSGLKSITSKHLALASQVISFVHAIIPEIRQILFLKVPETRKILLLSEIDRVAQDYKVHRDEIHSKLVQIMRERLLVHLRGLPQIVESWNRPEDADPQPSQFARSLTKEVGYLQRVLSRTLNEEDVQAIFGQVVIIFHSQISEAFSRFDISTPQAQNRLYRDVKHILQCIRSLPLGDLSKSDTPNWGQLDEFLVKRFGNDAVQ; this is encoded by the exons ATGGATTCCCCACCTTCCCAGCAATCGTGGGGAAGGTCACCCACCTCCCTCTCTTCTTCTGCCTCACTTTCCAAATCCAATTCCAATTCCAATTCCGATTCCATTCAAAGCCTCTCATCGATCCTCAATAACCCTCACGCCTCTGACGCCGCCTCCTGGGGCGCTTGGTGGTCATCCGCCTCCGCCGTTGCGCCGCCCGAATTCGCGCCAATCGCCGCTGCCAAGGCCGCCTCCGAGGTCTCCCGATCGGACTTCCAGCACTACGTCGTGCCTATCGCCGAGGCCTACCATCGCTTCGAGGACATCCGCAACCACACCTCCAAGGAACAGATCAACGACCTCGCCAATGCCGCTGCGTCCTCCGGCCAGGGTGAGGCGCTTGTCGCTTGTTTACGCGAGGTCCCCGCGCTCTACTTCAAGGAGGACTTCCGCCTCGAGGACGGAGCCACGTTCCGCGCTGCCTGCCCCTTCGCCAACGTCGCCGAGAACCTCGCGCTGCAGGAGAAGCTCTCGCACTACCTCGATGTTGTTGAGCTCCATCTCGTGAAGGAGATCTCGCTTCGCTCGTCCTCGTTCTTCGAGGCGCAGGGGCAGCTGCAGGACCTCGATGCTAAGATCCTCCACGGTTGCACGCAAATTCGCCATCTCAAGGATACTATTCGCCTACTCGACGCCGATTTGGTCCAGGACGCGCGCCAGATTCAGGAGCTCAATGGCACCCGGACCAACCTCTTGGCGCTCCTACAGAAACTCCGGCTTATATTCTACGTCAACCAGGCCCTCTCAGCTCTCAAATTG CTTGTTGCATCTGCAGATTGTGCTGGAGCACTGGATGTGACTGATGATTTGCAACATTTACTG GATGGAGATGAGCTCAGTGGTCTACATTGCTTTCGACATCTTAGAGATCATGTAATAGGCTTTATAGAATCCATAAACAG CATTCTTTCAGCAGAGTTTATTCGAGCTTCCTTACAAGATGCTGCAGAAAAAGATGGGATAATTTTATCCAAAGCTAAAGCAACAGCCTCCCTTCCAATGAATGGGAAGGATGATGAT GTAAAGTTGGAAGAAGAGGAAAGCAATAATTTCAAAGATTGTCTGCTTCCTACTGTAATTGGATTGCTCAGAACT GCTAAACTTCCCTCAGTTCTGAGGACTTATCGAGATACACTGACTGGTGATATGAAGAATGCTATTAAGACTGCCGTTGCTGAGTTGCTTCCAGTTCTTGCTTCTCGAGGTTCAGAGTCAGAGTTCTTTTCTGGAGACAGAACTGTAGATGCAGATG GTGGAGGTGCATCACTTGCTAGCAAGTTGAGGAGTCTATCATCTGACTGCTTTGTTCATCTTTTGAGTGCTATTTTCTTGATAGTACAG GCACATTTAGTGCGGGCTGCTGAAGTGAAAAGGGCCATTGAATGGATTTTGAACAACCGTGATGGTCATTATGCTGCTGATTCAGTTGTGGCAGCTATTGCTCATGGTGCTGCAGCTGCAGAAACATCCCAAGAAAGTGAGGTTCATGGTACTACACTTTTGCCATATTCATCACAAAGAAGTGTTGCCAAGGGTTCTTCATTTCAGGGAAAATCAATTGATGCTGTGAGCTCCTACAACATGTCAAAAAATTTCAG AGCTGATATATTGCGAGAAAACGCAGAAGCCGTCTTTGCAGCATGTGATGCTGCTCATGGAAGATGGGCAAAGCTTCTAGGGGTCCGTGCAATTCTTCATCCTAGGTTGAAATTGCAGGAGTTTCTAGCCATATATAGCATTACCCAGGAGTTCATTACTGCTACAGAAAAa ATTGGTGGGAGATTGGGATATAGCATCCGTGGGACACTGCAATCACAAGCCAAGGCTTTTGTTGATTTTCAGCATGAATCTCGg ATGTCAAAGATTAAGGCAGTGCTTGACCAGGAAACCTGGGTGGAGATAGATGTTCCTGATGAATTTCAATCCATCATCAATATGCTTTTTACATCTGATAATTTGACTTCTGAGAACTTCAATGACACTGAGGATGATAATGCAACCAGTTACAATGGTGTGGTCACCAACGATGATTCTATGCCAATGGCAAACAGTGCACAGTCCAGTGCTGAACATCAAATTATGCGGGCTAATTCTATTGAAGCGTCTATGAATAATGAAACATCAGATAGATCCAAATCCCTGGATGATTCAATGGAACCAAATAAAGGTCACGGTAGGATTACATCAGCACATGGTAACAATACTGAGAAAGACCATAAAAAATCTGCATCTCAGGCTCTTAATTACAAGGGTGTTGGTTATCACATGGTAAACTG TGGCTTAATATTGCTGAAGATGTTGTCAGAGTACATTGATATGAACAACCTTTTGCCAACACTATCTTCAGAAGTTGTTCACCGTGTAGTAGAAATCTTGAAGTTTTTCAATACAAGAACATGCCAACTTGTGCTCGGGGCTGGTGCTATGCAG GTGTCTGGTTTGAAGTCCATCACATCTAAACACCTGGCATTGGCAAGTCAAGTCATCAGTTTTGTACATGCTATTATTCCTG AGATTCGGCAGATTCTTTTTCTTAAAGTACCCGAGACAAGAAAAATACTATTGCTTTCTGAGATTGATCGGGTTGCACAG GATTATAAAGTTCATAGAGATGAAATACATAGTAAATTAGTTCAAATAATGCGAGAAAGATTACTAGTACATTTACGTGGGCTGCCTCAAATTGTTGAGAGTTGGAATAGACCTGAGGATGCAGACCCTCAGCCTAGTCAATTTGCCCGGTCCCTTACTAAG GAAGTTGGGTACCTCCAACGTGTTCTATCTCGAACTTTGAATGAAGAAGATGTTCAAGCAATTTTCGG